The DNA region CTGGACGACGTCGGTGAGCCGCTCGACCTGCTGGAGGGCGATGGTGGCCTCCTCCTTGACGGTCTCCGGGTCCTCGGCGAGCGCGGTGATCTCCTCCAGCCGCATGGAGAGCGCGGTGAGCGGGGTGCGCAGCTGGTGCGAGGCGTCGGCGGCGAGCCGGCGTTCGGCGGTGAGCATCCGGGCGATCCGCTCGGCGCTGACGTCGAGCACCTCCGCGACCCGGTCGAGCTCGGGCACGCCGTAGCGGCGGTCGCGCGGTCGCGGGTCGCCGGAGCCGAGCCGCTCGGCGGTCTCGGCGAGGTCGGTGAGCGGGCGGGCGAGCCGCTTGGCCTGCCAGACCGCGAGGGCGACGGCGGCCTGCACGGCGAGCAGGGCGACCACGCCGAGCAGCAGCAGCATGTTGGCGATCTCGTGGTCGACGGCGGCCCGGGACTGCTCGACGGTGACGGTCTCGCCGCTGACGCCCCGCTCCACCGCCTTCAGCGGGTGCTCGCCCTCGGGCCGGCGTCCGCTGGAGACGATCGCCTGGCCGGGGATGGCCACCTCGACGTACTGGCCCTCGGAGACCTGGTTGGCGAACTTGTCGCCGGTGACCGGCTCGTTGGCCGCCAGCCGGTTCTCGACCAGGGAGAGCACCCGGACGGCGGCGGCGTCCACCCGGTCCTGGGCGGAGCTGACGATGGTGCGCTTCTCCACCAGGGCGAGCGGGACACAGAACACGACGACGACCACGAGGACGACGCCGAGCAGCGAGTTGATCATCCGGCGCTTCACGCTGCCGCTCCCCGTGGTGGTGCGAAGTGGTGGTGCCCGACCCGGTGTGCCAGACCCGGTGTGCCCGACCCGGTGTGCCCGACCCGGTGTGCCCGCCGCGGCGGCGCCCGACGCGGTCGGACCGGGTCCGCCCGGGCGGGTGCTGCCCGGGCTAGTTCTTCTCGAAGCGGAAGCCGACCCCGCGCACGGTGGCGATGTAGCGGGGGTTGGCGGCGTCGTCGCCGAGCTTCTTGCGCAGCCAGGAGATGTGCATGTCGAGGGTCTTGGTGGAGGTCCACCAGGTGGTGTCCCAGACCTGCCGCATGATCTCCTCGCGGGTGACCACCCGGCCGGCGTCCCGGACCAGGACGCGCAGCAGCTCGAACTCCTTGGCGGAGAGGGTGAGCTCCTCCTCGCCGAGCCAGGCGCGGTGCGACTCGATGTCGATCTTGACGCCGTGCGCGCCGGTGGTCAGCTGGTCGACGTTGCCGCGCCGGAGCAGGGCGCGGACCCGGGCGAGCAGTTCGGCGAGGCGGAAGGGCTTGGTGACGTAGTCGTCGGCGCCGGCGTCCAGGCCGACCACCGTGTCGACCTCGTCGGCGCGGGCGGTGAGCACCAGGACGGGGCAGCTGCGACCGTCGGCGCGCAGCCGGCGGCAGACCTCCAGTCCGTCCATCTCGGGCAGGCCGAGGTCGAGGACGACGAGGTCGACCTCCTCCCCGAGGCCGGCGGCCAGCGCGGACGGGCCGTCCTCCCGGACGAGCACCTCGTAGCCCTCGCGACGCAGGGCCCGGGCGAGCGGTTCGGAGATCGCCGGATCGTCCTCGGCAAGCAGCACACAGGTCATGGGGTGATGGTAGTCCGCCGGGCTACAGCCGTTGCGGCCGTGAGGTAGTTCACAGTGCGTGATCGTTATACGGAGGGCGATCGGCGCTCAACGGACACGCCCGGGCCGCCCGTTCGGCGAAGATTCTGCTTTTGGATCTTGCAACCGAAGGAATTCAGGCGGGCTTACCATGGATCGATCAAGCGAATCTGTCGGCAGCTTTACCATCGGCATACCTAATTGCCGTGTTTTGTCAGCTGATGACGCCAAATATCGCCACGTAGAGTGGTTCCGTCCACGTCCGCCGCCACCCCCCTTGGCGGACGCTGTCAGGCAAGGAACCACTACACATGGCGTCTACGACCCTGGAGTCCGGCGTTCAGTCGGCCTCTCCCAGCGGCAAGACCTTCCTCGGGCACCCCCGGGGCCTCGCCACGCTCTTCATGAGCGAGATGTGGGAGCGCTTCAGCTACTACGGCATGCGTGCCCTGCTGGTGCTCTACATGACCGCCTCCGTCACCGACGGCGGCCTCGGCATGAAGCTCGCCGTCGCGAGCGCCGTCTACAGCGTGTACACGGCCATGGTCTACCTGCTGGCTCTCCCGGGCGGCTGGATCGCCGACCGCTTCCTCGGCGCCCGGAAGACCGTCGCCCTCGGCGGCTCGATCATCATGATCGGCCACTTCCTGCTGGCCGTCCCGGCCGGCGTGTCGTTCTTCGCCGGCCTCGGCTTCATCGCGATCGGCTCGGGCCTGCTCAAGGCCAACATCTCGACGATGGTCGGCCACCTCTACGACGGTCCCAACGACCCGCGTCGTGACGGCGGCTTCACCATCTTCTACATGGGCATCAACCTCGGTGCCTTCGCCGCCCCGCTGGTCATCGGCACCATCGGCCAGAAGGTCGACTGGCACCTCGGCTTCGCCCTCGCCGGCGTCGGCATGGCCCTGGGCCTGGTCCAGTTCCTGCTCGGCACCCGCCACCTGAGCGCCAAGAGCGACGTCGTGACCTCGCCGATCCCGGCCGCCGAGAAGAGCGCCATCCTCAAGAAGGCCGGCCTCTGGCTGGCGGTGGCCGTCGCCTTCTACGCGGTCGTCGGCCTGACCGGCCACTTCACCATCAACTGGGCGATCTGGCCGCTGTCGATCGCGGGCATCGCGCTGCCGGTCTTCGTCTTCGCCAAGGTGAAGCGGGACAAGGACCTCGACGAGGCCGAGCAGTCCCGGATGAGCGGCTACATCTGGTTCTTCGTCGCCGCCGCCGTCTTCTGGATGATCTACGACCAGTCCGGCTCGACGCTGAACATCTTCGCCCAGGACAGCACGGCGTCGACCCTGTTCGGCTTCGACTTCCCGTCCAGCTGGTTCCAGTCGCTCAACCCGCTCTACATCATGGCGCTGGCCCCGGTCTTCGCCTGGCTCTGGGTCCTGCTCTCCCGCAAGGCCAAGAACCCCAGCACCACCATGAAGTTCGCCTTCGGCCTCGTGATGGTCGGCGCCTCGTTCATGGTCATGATGCTGGCGATGGCCGCCGCCTCGGGCGGCGCCAAGGTCACCCCGCTCTGGCTGGCCATGGTCTACCTGATCCAGACCGTCGGCGAGCTCACCCTCTCCCCGGTGGGCCTGTCCGTCACCACCAAGCTGGCGCCGGCCAAGTACGCCAGCCAGATGATGGGCGTCTGGTTCCTCGCCGTCACCGCGGGCGACTGCGTCGCGGCCGTCTTCCAGCTCGTCCTCGGCGACGGGGTGGTCGGATCCACCGGGTACTTCGCCTTCCAGGGCGCCATGGCGATCGTCGCCGGCGTGGCCCTCGCGATGTACCGCAGGAAGGTCGTCCGGCTGATGGGCGACGTCCACTGACGACGCCCGGCCGCACCGCCTGAACGCCTGCCCCGGGGCCGGCGCGGAGTCCTGAGCTCCGCGCCGGCCCCGGTCGCCTTTCCCGGCCCGGCCGCCCGTCCCGGCCCCGGGCACACGCACCTGCCCGTTCGGCTGACCGGACCCGGCCCGGCATGCCAGTGTGCCAACCATGGCCAACGACTCCGCGCACGAACAGCCGCCCGCACCACTCACCCCTCCGCCCTCCCTCCCCCGCCAGCTCGCCCGCACCCGGCGCTTCTCGCTCGGCACCCCCGGCCCGTCGACCGTCTCCGCCGACGGCCGCACCGTCCTCTTCCTGCGCACCCGCTCCGGCGACGACCCGGCCTCCTGCCTCTGGACCCTCGACACCGCGACCGGTGCCGAACACCTGCTCGCCGACCCGGCCGCGCTCACCGCCGACGGCGGCGGCCCCGCTGGCGACGACGACCTGCCCGAAGCCGAACGGACCCGCCGCGAACGCGCCCGCGTCCTGACCACCGGCATCACCGCCTACGCCACCGACGCCACCGGCCTGCTCGCCGCCTTCGCCCTCCACGGCACCCTCTGGCTCGCCGACGCCACGACCCGCGAGGTCCGGCCCGTCCCCGCCGCCGCCGGGGCCTACGACCCGCGCCCCGACCCCACCGGCCGCCGGATCGCCTACGTCTGC from Kitasatospora sp. NBC_00458 includes:
- a CDS encoding ATP-binding protein, whose translation is MKRRMINSLLGVVLVVVVVFCVPLALVEKRTIVSSAQDRVDAAAVRVLSLVENRLAANEPVTGDKFANQVSEGQYVEVAIPGQAIVSSGRRPEGEHPLKAVERGVSGETVTVEQSRAAVDHEIANMLLLLGVVALLAVQAAVALAVWQAKRLARPLTDLAETAERLGSGDPRPRDRRYGVPELDRVAEVLDVSAERIARMLTAERRLAADASHQLRTPLTALSMRLEEITALAEDPETVKEEATIALQQVERLTDVVQRLLTTQRDPRSPTAVAFDLDDVVKQQVEEWGASLRGTGRVLQVEGLRGVTAVGTPGTVAQVLATLIENSLMHGAGTITLRVRPSGTSVVVEVQDEGPGVPAELGNRVFERAVSGRNSTGIGLAVARDLAEADGGRLELLSLRPAVFALFLGRSRRDV
- a CDS encoding response regulator transcription factor — translated: MTCVLLAEDDPAISEPLARALRREGYEVLVREDGPSALAAGLGEEVDLVVLDLGLPEMDGLEVCRRLRADGRSCPVLVLTARADEVDTVVGLDAGADDYVTKPFRLAELLARVRALLRRGNVDQLTTGAHGVKIDIESHRAWLGEEELTLSAKEFELLRVLVRDAGRVVTREEIMRQVWDTTWWTSTKTLDMHISWLRKKLGDDAANPRYIATVRGVGFRFEKN
- a CDS encoding peptide MFS transporter; the encoded protein is MASTTLESGVQSASPSGKTFLGHPRGLATLFMSEMWERFSYYGMRALLVLYMTASVTDGGLGMKLAVASAVYSVYTAMVYLLALPGGWIADRFLGARKTVALGGSIIMIGHFLLAVPAGVSFFAGLGFIAIGSGLLKANISTMVGHLYDGPNDPRRDGGFTIFYMGINLGAFAAPLVIGTIGQKVDWHLGFALAGVGMALGLVQFLLGTRHLSAKSDVVTSPIPAAEKSAILKKAGLWLAVAVAFYAVVGLTGHFTINWAIWPLSIAGIALPVFVFAKVKRDKDLDEAEQSRMSGYIWFFVAAAVFWMIYDQSGSTLNIFAQDSTASTLFGFDFPSSWFQSLNPLYIMALAPVFAWLWVLLSRKAKNPSTTMKFAFGLVMVGASFMVMMLAMAAASGGAKVTPLWLAMVYLIQTVGELTLSPVGLSVTTKLAPAKYASQMMGVWFLAVTAGDCVAAVFQLVLGDGVVGSTGYFAFQGAMAIVAGVALAMYRRKVVRLMGDVH